A genomic region of Methanobacterium sp. SMA-27 contains the following coding sequences:
- the cobA gene encoding uroporphyrinogen-III C-methyltransferase, giving the protein MVVYLVGAGPGDPDLITLKAVKALKKANVVIYDRLANNEILKYAENADLIYVGKKAGEHYKKQDEINQILIDQGKKHENVVRLKGGDPFVFGRGGEEMLALLEEGICVEFIPGVTSAIGVPTSSGLPVTHRGVATSLTIVTGHEDPTKPNKQVKWDFKADTIIILMGIGLLEENTKEIMKYKDPKTPVCVIENGTSPDQRIITGTLEDITQNRINTPALVIVGKVVDVFKESLLKKAKLEKVEGK; this is encoded by the coding sequence ATGGTAGTATATTTGGTTGGTGCTGGACCTGGAGATCCAGACCTTATAACTCTTAAAGCCGTTAAGGCCCTAAAAAAAGCTAATGTGGTAATTTACGACAGACTTGCAAATAATGAAATTTTAAAGTATGCAGAAAATGCTGATCTCATTTATGTAGGTAAAAAAGCAGGAGAACATTACAAAAAACAGGACGAAATAAACCAAATACTCATTGATCAAGGTAAAAAACACGAAAATGTTGTTAGATTAAAGGGTGGAGATCCATTTGTATTTGGTAGGGGCGGAGAAGAAATGCTGGCTCTGTTAGAAGAAGGGATATGTGTGGAATTCATTCCAGGAGTCACTTCTGCCATTGGTGTACCAACATCTTCAGGACTTCCAGTTACACACAGAGGTGTTGCAACTTCATTAACAATAGTTACAGGACATGAAGACCCTACAAAGCCTAATAAACAGGTTAAATGGGATTTTAAAGCAGATACAATAATTATTCTTATGGGTATTGGACTGCTTGAAGAAAACACTAAGGAGATAATGAAGTACAAAGATCCAAAAACTCCTGTCTGCGTTATTGAAAATGGTACATCTCCAGATCAGAGAATTATAACAGGAACACTCGAAGATATCACTCAGAATCGTATAAACACTCCTGCATTGGTAATTGTAGGTAAGGTAGTGGATGTTTTTAAGGAATCTTTACTTAAAAAGGCTAAACTCGAAAAGGTTGAAGGTAAATGA
- a CDS encoding histidinol phosphate phosphatase domain-containing protein has product MKKRIDLHTHSIFSDGELLPSEIARRAQVLNHSAVAITDHVDASNIECVGKVINAVIDIRDNWDIEIIPGAEITHAPAEIIDKLAHQARKFGAEIVVVHGETIVEPVIEGTNWSAVNCPEVDILAHPGLITVEEVEVAKENGIALEISSRRGHCLGNGHVAKLAIDVGADLVINTDTHMPGDLISYEMAYKIGLGAGLHDKEIKKALKDNPERILRKKGLLK; this is encoded by the coding sequence ATTAAAAAAAGAATAGATCTCCACACACACAGTATATTCAGCGATGGTGAACTTTTACCATCAGAAATAGCACGACGTGCTCAGGTATTAAATCACAGTGCTGTTGCAATAACAGACCATGTTGATGCATCTAATATTGAGTGTGTTGGTAAAGTAATAAATGCAGTTATAGACATAAGGGACAACTGGGACATAGAAATTATTCCAGGAGCAGAAATAACCCATGCACCTGCCGAAATTATTGATAAACTTGCCCATCAAGCAAGGAAGTTTGGTGCAGAAATTGTTGTTGTACATGGTGAAACAATTGTTGAACCTGTGATTGAAGGAACTAACTGGAGTGCAGTTAACTGTCCCGAAGTAGATATCCTCGCACATCCTGGCCTTATAACAGTTGAAGAAGTAGAAGTTGCCAAGGAAAATGGTATTGCTCTAGAAATAAGTTCCAGAAGAGGGCATTGTCTTGGAAATGGACATGTTGCAAAGCTGGCAATTGATGTAGGGGCAGATCTGGTTATTAACACAGATACACATATGCCTGGAGATCTTATATCCTATGAAATGGCTTATAAAATAGGTCTAGGTGCAGGATTACATGATAAAGAGATAAAAAAAGCTTTAAAAGATAATCCTGAGAGGATTCTAAGAAAAAAAGGTTTGTTAAAGTAG
- a CDS encoding pantoate kinase: protein MKCSIFAPSHITGFFEIIDNQNPLKRGSCGAGVAMDKGVITNLKIFDTNSSDSLKTSVTINGEEDVRNTTITFKIIEIMEREFNISKLVEEKSISIDHVLEVPIGAGFGTSAACALGTALSIAKILELDITYNKATSIAHLAEIEMESGLGDVIAEVNGGITLRIKEGAPGFGVTDKMILKKDLYVICKSLGGIETSEIIGDPIHKKRINNTGRNMLSMLLKNPVPEFFLKLSNKFAMETGLLSTEVSDIINILQEESMGASMAMLGNTAFALSETPDTTLDNVIISKIDSYGCRFL, encoded by the coding sequence ATGAAATGTTCTATTTTCGCACCATCTCATATAACCGGATTTTTTGAAATAATTGATAATCAAAACCCATTAAAGAGAGGATCCTGTGGTGCAGGTGTAGCAATGGATAAGGGTGTAATTACCAATCTTAAAATATTTGATACGAATTCCTCAGATAGTTTAAAGACTAGTGTAACCATTAATGGAGAGGAAGATGTTAGAAATACTACCATAACCTTTAAAATAATTGAGATTATGGAAAGGGAATTTAATATTAGTAAACTCGTTGAGGAAAAGTCAATCAGTATTGATCATGTATTAGAAGTACCCATAGGTGCAGGATTTGGAACCTCAGCAGCATGTGCACTTGGAACTGCCCTTTCAATAGCAAAGATTCTTGAATTAGATATAACCTATAATAAAGCCACAAGCATAGCTCATCTTGCAGAAATTGAAATGGAAAGCGGATTGGGGGATGTGATTGCCGAGGTAAATGGAGGTATCACATTAAGAATAAAAGAAGGAGCTCCAGGATTTGGCGTAACAGACAAAATGATATTAAAAAAGGATTTATATGTAATATGCAAGAGTTTAGGGGGTATTGAAACATCAGAAATAATCGGTGATCCAATCCACAAAAAAAGAATCAACAACACAGGCAGAAACATGTTAAGCATGTTATTAAAAAATCCTGTTCCCGAATTTTTCCTTAAACTATCAAATAAATTTGCAATGGAAACAGGACTTCTTAGTACTGAAGTATCCGACATTATAAATATTCTTCAAGAAGAAAGTATGGGTGCATCAATGGCAATGCTTGGAAATACAGCATTTGCACTATCTGAAACACCAGATACAACTCTTGATAACGTTATAATTTCTAAAATTGATTCTTATGGATGTAGATTCCTTTGA
- a CDS encoding 2,5-diamino-6-(ribosylamino)-4(3H)-pyrimidinone 5'-phosphate reductase yields MTTENIKKPYVILNCAMTLDGKIATKTGSSEISGKMDLLRVHELRKKVDAIMVGINTVLADDPKLTVHKIQASPEDNPLRVVIDSKARTPLFSRVLNSDAPTIIAVSEIADSEKIEKLGEKAEVIVCGKNHVDLDLLMEKLALKGVKTLMLEGGSTLNYSMIIGDLVSEVRVCIAPMIAGGKEAKTLADGDGVQYMKDAVKLKLKKSYNLEEDLILEYQVISQ; encoded by the coding sequence ATGACAACAGAAAACATTAAAAAACCATATGTAATTCTGAACTGTGCAATGACCCTTGATGGGAAAATAGCAACTAAAACAGGCAGTTCTGAGATATCGGGTAAAATGGATCTATTGCGGGTTCATGAACTTCGTAAAAAAGTTGATGCTATAATGGTGGGGATAAATACTGTGTTAGCCGATGATCCAAAACTCACAGTTCATAAAATTCAGGCAAGTCCAGAAGATAATCCATTGAGAGTTGTTATTGACAGCAAGGCTAGAACACCGCTCTTTTCAAGGGTTTTAAATTCGGATGCTCCAACAATAATTGCAGTTTCAGAGATTGCTGATTCTGAAAAAATTGAAAAGTTGGGTGAAAAAGCAGAAGTAATTGTTTGCGGCAAGAATCATGTTGATCTTGATTTACTAATGGAAAAACTTGCTTTAAAAGGTGTTAAAACACTTATGTTAGAGGGAGGATCAACTCTAAATTACTCAATGATAATTGGAGATCTTGTATCTGAAGTTCGTGTTTGCATAGCTCCAATGATAGCAGGGGGAAAGGAAGCTAAAACACTTGCAGATGGTGATGGAGTCCAATACATGAAGGATGCTGTAAAACTCAAATTAAAAAAAAGTTACAATTTGGAAGAAGACCTAATTTTAGAATATCAAGTTATCTCCCAATAA
- the recJ gene encoding single-stranded-DNA-specific exonuclease RecJ: MLESDNSMNLSFNKAHELIKKSEDIKIYTHIDCDGVTAGAILSSMLDRLEKDHEIEFISLDKIDDLKAENEVTIFSDLGSGQDLTEFCTSASKTLILDHHPPIRKIGHSMNGELVELNPHFHNIDGSYEISGGGMSYLLARTFGFQDLSWMGVLSAVGDMQNSFNGKMVGLNHGILNESIKHQLVESKNDLAIYGRQTRPIFVALSYFGDVNLPITNNKTECLLLLNKLDIPTKNGRKHRSLCDLSVEEKGRLFSELVRMLSLEVPSKYVKYVPKLISGDSYEFLEEEKYSPLRDASEFSTAVNACGRHNHHKVALNVLKGDRGAGLDEMEHLALGHRRYLAQKMNWIRGDDRIIPLNNIQYFEGSEIKSEVIGTIAGMILSYGDWRKPIIGFTPIGEDKEGIKVSLRCSRLLAYNGIHFGNLIRKVAKKVGGTGGGHSVACGAYIPEGSTDKFLNLFDESLKGLI; this comes from the coding sequence ATGCTTGAATCTGATAATTCAATGAACTTATCCTTTAATAAAGCACATGAATTGATTAAGAAATCCGAAGACATTAAAATATATACCCATATAGACTGTGATGGTGTTACAGCAGGTGCTATATTGTCTTCAATGCTTGATAGACTTGAAAAGGATCATGAAATAGAATTTATTAGTCTTGATAAGATAGACGATCTTAAAGCAGAAAATGAAGTTACAATATTTTCTGATCTTGGATCTGGACAAGATCTGACCGAATTTTGTACCTCAGCATCAAAAACCCTGATCCTTGACCATCATCCACCAATCAGGAAGATTGGACATTCAATGAATGGAGAACTAGTAGAATTAAATCCACATTTCCATAATATTGATGGATCCTATGAAATTTCTGGTGGAGGAATGAGCTATCTCCTTGCAAGAACATTTGGATTTCAAGATCTAAGCTGGATGGGTGTTTTAAGTGCTGTTGGAGATATGCAAAACAGTTTTAATGGAAAGATGGTGGGTTTAAACCATGGTATACTCAATGAAAGCATAAAACATCAATTGGTTGAATCAAAAAACGATCTTGCAATCTACGGAAGACAAACCCGACCAATATTTGTTGCATTATCCTATTTTGGAGATGTGAATCTACCCATAACCAATAATAAAACAGAATGCCTTCTTCTTTTAAATAAACTTGATATTCCAACTAAAAATGGTAGAAAACACAGATCATTATGTGATTTGAGTGTTGAAGAAAAGGGTAGGCTATTTTCTGAGCTGGTCCGTATGTTGAGTTTGGAAGTTCCTTCCAAATATGTTAAATACGTACCAAAATTAATATCTGGAGATTCGTATGAGTTTTTAGAAGAAGAAAAATATTCCCCACTTAGGGATGCTAGTGAATTCTCAACTGCTGTTAATGCGTGTGGAAGACATAACCACCATAAAGTTGCATTAAACGTATTAAAAGGAGACAGAGGTGCGGGACTTGATGAAATGGAACATCTTGCTCTCGGACACCGTCGTTACCTTGCTCAAAAAATGAATTGGATAAGGGGAGACGACAGAATAATCCCCCTCAACAATATACAGTACTTTGAAGGAAGTGAAATAAAGAGTGAAGTAATCGGAACCATAGCAGGCATGATATTAAGTTATGGTGATTGGAGAAAACCAATTATAGGTTTTACACCAATTGGAGAAGACAAGGAAGGAATAAAAGTTTCATTACGATGTTCAAGATTACTTGCATACAATGGTATACACTTTGGAAATTTAATTAGAAAGGTTGCAAAGAAAGTTGGTGGGACAGGAGGGGGACATTCTGTTGCCTGTGGAGCGTATATACCTGAGGGCAGTACCGATAAATTTTTGAACCTCTTTGATGAAAGTTTGAAAGGATTGATTTAA
- a CDS encoding MarR family transcriptional regulator encodes MKVFKKKGELTRFQILAEIAREQPHLRQKDIAKKLDITVQAVSENIKSLVDDGFVETGMGNARYKITKRGIEKVKNEAVNLRKYADNVLDTMNTYKSVWPALARENMKTGETVWLEMDKGTLYAGKEKKSAYAEVLNSASKGDDVALIKLGGTIKLQPGHVVIIQVPTINEGGSRACNMGEIEEIYARGFDRIGIMGTVSRAVTNKIGIQTDFEFATPYATVAAAKRGLNVLVFAVGKMSKSLTKKLEHEGLRYSIENVSSEEFQK; translated from the coding sequence ATGAAGGTTTTCAAGAAAAAGGGCGAACTCACAAGATTCCAAATACTAGCAGAGATAGCAAGAGAACAACCCCATTTAAGACAGAAGGACATAGCTAAAAAGCTTGATATTACTGTGCAGGCTGTTTCAGAAAATATAAAGAGTCTTGTTGATGATGGCTTCGTTGAAACAGGTATGGGTAATGCCAGATATAAGATAACCAAACGAGGCATTGAAAAGGTTAAAAATGAAGCTGTAAACCTTAGAAAATATGCAGATAATGTACTGGATACCATGAATACTTATAAATCAGTATGGCCGGCATTAGCCAGGGAAAATATGAAAACTGGTGAAACAGTATGGTTAGAAATGGATAAAGGCACATTATATGCTGGAAAAGAAAAAAAATCTGCCTATGCTGAAGTTTTAAATTCAGCTTCTAAGGGGGATGATGTTGCCCTTATTAAACTTGGAGGTACAATTAAACTCCAACCCGGACATGTGGTTATAATACAGGTTCCAACCATTAACGAAGGAGGGTCCAGGGCATGCAACATGGGAGAGATCGAAGAAATTTATGCACGTGGATTTGATAGGATTGGAATCATGGGCACAGTTTCAAGAGCTGTGACAAACAAAATTGGAATCCAAACTGATTTTGAATTCGCAACTCCATATGCAACTGTTGCAGCTGCAAAAAGGGGACTTAATGTGTTGGTATTTGCTGTTGGAAAAATGAGTAAGAGTTTGACAAAAAAATTAGAACATGAAGGATTGAGATATAGTATAGAAAATGTTTCATCGGAAGAATTTCAAAAATAA
- the purS gene encoding phosphoribosylformylglycinamidine synthase subunit PurS, which yields MKYDAEVKISLKKGMLNPEAATIQRALALLDYNVENTATVDMIKFTIEGSDQELVKKEVDEMCQRLLCNPVIHDYTIKISPKEE from the coding sequence ATGAAATATGATGCAGAGGTTAAAATTAGTCTGAAAAAGGGTATGTTAAATCCTGAAGCAGCAACTATACAGAGAGCTCTGGCCTTACTTGATTATAATGTAGAAAATACAGCTACAGTTGATATGATTAAGTTTACAATTGAAGGATCAGATCAGGAACTTGTTAAAAAAGAAGTGGATGAAATGTGCCAGAGACTGCTCTGCAATCCTGTGATCCACGATTATACCATTAAAATATCTCCAAAAGAGGAATAA
- the purC gene encoding phosphoribosylaminoimidazolesuccinocarboxamide synthase, with protein sequence MNSKIGDLIYAGKAKDVYETDNPTQVIVKFRDDITAGDGIKSESLVKKGFYNSVISSKFFEVLEKSGIKTQYIELIKPGYMLCKKLDMIPLEVITRNIAAGSLIKKFPFTDKQELNPPVIQMDYKNDEYHDPMLNDSITIALGLATQQELDGIRDITLKINAVLKDFLLERDILFPDFKIEYGFDFQGNIVLGDEISPDTCRFWDSKTWEVLDKDLFRKGESGVMDAYMKVASMILSNEDKEKWNINL encoded by the coding sequence ATGAATTCAAAAATTGGAGATCTCATATACGCTGGTAAAGCAAAAGACGTGTACGAAACAGACAATCCAACACAGGTTATAGTTAAATTCAGAGATGATATAACTGCCGGGGACGGGATTAAAAGTGAAAGCCTTGTTAAAAAGGGTTTTTATAATTCTGTGATCTCTTCAAAGTTTTTTGAAGTTTTAGAAAAATCTGGAATTAAAACACAGTACATAGAACTGATTAAACCCGGTTATATGTTATGCAAAAAATTAGATATGATACCCCTCGAGGTTATAACTCGAAATATAGCAGCAGGCAGCCTTATAAAAAAATTTCCTTTCACCGATAAACAGGAATTAAATCCCCCTGTAATACAGATGGACTATAAAAACGATGAATATCATGACCCCATGTTAAACGATTCCATAACAATTGCCTTAGGTCTTGCAACACAGCAAGAACTTGATGGTATAAGAGATATTACCCTTAAAATCAACGCTGTATTAAAGGATTTCCTCTTAGAGAGAGATATCCTATTCCCTGATTTTAAGATTGAATATGGTTTTGATTTCCAGGGAAATATAGTACTGGGAGATGAGATTAGTCCAGATACATGCAGATTTTGGGACTCAAAAACATGGGAAGTTCTTGATAAGGATTTGTTTAGAAAGGGTGAATCAGGTGTTATGGATGCCTACATGAAGGTCGCATCTATGATACTCAGCAATGAAGATAAGGAAAAATGGAATATCAATCTTTAA
- a CDS encoding FAD-binding protein, producing the protein MGGVNVIVTKSLNHDDAKEKSGSSPQATIHSHEVIIIGGGLTGLRAAIQIADAGLNGAIISKVHPLRSHSVAAQGGMNASLGNVPGEDGKNDSWEMHAYDTVKGSDYLADQDAVELMCREATSTVIELEHMGTVWSRLENGKIAQRPFGGAGFPRTCYAADRTGHNALNTLYEQLSDRDIPVYEEFFVTSLVQDRGRCNGCTAIDIKTGTVHGFVSKAVLMATGGFGRIFSRSTNALINTGDGHTLALNAGVPLKDMEFVQFHPTTLYGTNILMSEGARGEGGILLNSNGERFMEHYAPNSLDLAPRDVVARSIETEIREGRGFDGGYVNLDLTHLGADRIMERLPGIRLIAMDFAGVDPIDDPVPVQPGQHYSMGGIDVDINGATILPGLYAAGECACISVHGANRLGGNSLLETVVYGRLVADKIIEDNPIHLEPDIEPIKLAIIDIEDKIGDIMDRKDNGNFFRVKNAITDIMFNKFGIFRDSDGMDDGLVEIKNLQEQFSMLSPINKEKPFNQSLIQFLEVDGMLKLAEIIALSAIERKESRGSHTRIDHPERDDVNFLKHTVSILNGEEVDITYKPVILGMFEPKERVY; encoded by the coding sequence TTGGGAGGGGTTAACGTTATTGTAACTAAATCTTTAAACCATGATGATGCAAAGGAAAAGAGCGGTTCAAGCCCACAAGCAACCATTCATAGTCATGAAGTAATAATAATTGGTGGTGGATTAACTGGGCTCAGGGCAGCTATCCAAATAGCAGATGCAGGGCTCAATGGAGCTATTATTTCAAAGGTCCATCCTTTGAGATCCCACTCTGTTGCTGCTCAAGGAGGAATGAATGCTTCTCTTGGAAATGTTCCGGGAGAAGACGGTAAAAATGATAGCTGGGAAATGCATGCCTACGATACTGTCAAGGGATCAGATTATTTAGCAGATCAGGATGCAGTTGAACTAATGTGTCGTGAGGCAACTTCAACAGTGATAGAACTTGAACACATGGGAACGGTGTGGTCTAGACTGGAAAACGGAAAAATAGCTCAACGCCCATTTGGAGGGGCAGGATTTCCCAGAACTTGTTATGCTGCCGATCGTACTGGTCATAATGCTCTTAACACATTATATGAACAGTTATCTGATAGGGATATCCCAGTATATGAGGAATTTTTTGTAACATCACTGGTACAGGATAGGGGGAGATGTAATGGGTGCACGGCCATTGATATTAAGACAGGAACTGTACATGGATTTGTTTCAAAAGCAGTTCTTATGGCTACAGGCGGATTTGGAAGAATATTCAGCAGATCAACCAATGCCCTAATAAATACAGGAGATGGTCATACACTTGCACTAAATGCGGGTGTGCCTTTGAAAGATATGGAATTTGTACAGTTCCACCCTACAACCCTTTACGGTACCAATATTTTAATGAGTGAAGGGGCACGTGGTGAGGGAGGAATTCTTTTAAACAGTAATGGGGAGCGTTTCATGGAACATTATGCACCCAACTCATTGGATCTGGCACCTCGTGATGTTGTTGCAAGATCAATTGAAACTGAAATTAGAGAAGGAAGGGGATTTGATGGAGGTTATGTTAATTTAGATTTAACTCATTTAGGTGCGGATCGTATTATGGAACGGTTACCCGGGATACGACTGATAGCTATGGATTTTGCAGGAGTTGATCCAATCGATGATCCAGTTCCAGTTCAACCAGGCCAGCACTACTCAATGGGCGGAATAGACGTTGATATTAATGGAGCTACAATATTACCTGGATTGTATGCTGCTGGCGAATGTGCATGTATTAGTGTACATGGTGCAAACAGGTTAGGAGGTAATTCACTGCTTGAAACTGTAGTATATGGAAGATTGGTTGCTGATAAAATTATTGAAGATAATCCGATCCATCTAGAACCAGACATCGAACCTATAAAGTTGGCTATAATTGATATTGAAGACAAAATAGGCGATATAATGGATCGTAAGGATAATGGAAACTTTTTTCGGGTAAAAAATGCCATTACAGACATTATGTTTAATAAATTCGGAATATTTCGTGATTCTGATGGAATGGATGATGGACTTGTTGAGATTAAAAATTTACAGGAACAATTTTCTATGCTTTCTCCAATTAATAAGGAGAAACCTTTTAATCAGTCACTCATACAGTTTTTAGAAGTTGATGGTATGCTTAAATTAGCAGAAATTATCGCACTCAGTGCCATTGAACGAAAGGAAAGTCGTGGTTCTCATACTAGGATAGATCATCCTGAACGTGATGATGTCAACTTTCTTAAACACACAGTTTCAATTTTAAATGGTGAAGAAGTCGATATTACATATAAACCCGTTATTCTTGGAATGTTTGAACCAAAGGAGCGTGTTTACTAA
- a CDS encoding signal recognition particle protein Srp19 encodes MKAIIWPVYIDSKKTKHEGRKISIEHAVSSPKIREISKAAEKLGLNPEVDKNKSYSRSWWEISGRVTVDKTMPKKEILIKISNMIKGTRSK; translated from the coding sequence ATGAAAGCAATAATTTGGCCAGTTTACATTGATTCAAAGAAAACTAAACATGAAGGAAGAAAAATTTCAATAGAACATGCTGTAAGTTCTCCTAAGATTCGAGAAATTTCAAAGGCAGCTGAAAAGCTTGGTTTAAATCCTGAAGTAGATAAAAATAAATCATATTCTAGATCCTGGTGGGAAATCTCAGGGAGAGTTACAGTGGATAAGACAATGCCCAAAAAGGAAATCCTGATCAAAATAAGTAATATGATTAAGGGAACCCGATCAAAATAA
- a CDS encoding uroporphyrinogen-III synthase — MKGSEFEGKVIGITRPAERVAEAVNIVEAHGGKAFVAPTLELQVSNSQSLKNLCKMAGKLDWLIFTSPTAIISLFKHCNDLKERLNPDCKIAVIGPRTGKFLEEKGLKVDMVPEDYTAEGLLEVYQGLELNNKLIGLPRTLSARDSLPAGLEKMGAHVFIAEAYRSELPENKDNVENLIKNIINGKIDAITFTSTLTVQNLLEIAKEEDKERLLEKFRNGNVAVAAIGPVTARPLLEQGIPVLIPEEYTVKAMLEKLMNYIELIK; from the coding sequence ATGAAGGGTAGTGAATTTGAGGGGAAAGTAATAGGTATAACACGTCCTGCTGAAAGGGTTGCTGAAGCAGTGAACATTGTTGAAGCTCATGGTGGAAAGGCATTTGTTGCACCTACTTTGGAACTCCAAGTTTCAAATTCCCAGTCTCTAAAAAACTTGTGTAAAATGGCAGGAAAGCTTGACTGGTTAATATTCACTTCCCCAACAGCAATTATATCATTATTCAAACATTGTAATGATCTTAAAGAGAGACTGAATCCTGATTGTAAGATAGCTGTAATAGGTCCCAGAACTGGGAAATTCCTGGAAGAAAAGGGCTTAAAAGTAGATATGGTGCCAGAGGATTATACTGCAGAAGGGCTTCTGGAGGTTTATCAAGGATTAGAACTCAATAATAAACTTATAGGACTTCCCAGAACATTATCTGCAAGGGATTCACTTCCAGCTGGACTGGAAAAAATGGGTGCGCATGTTTTCATTGCCGAAGCCTACAGATCCGAACTTCCAGAAAATAAAGATAATGTTGAAAATTTAATAAAAAACATAATCAACGGAAAAATTGATGCAATAACATTTACAAGTACTTTAACCGTGCAAAATTTGCTAGAAATTGCTAAGGAAGAGGATAAGGAGAGATTACTCGAAAAGTTTAGGAATGGGAATGTTGCTGTAGCTGCAATAGGTCCTGTTACAGCCAGACCCCTGTTAGAACAGGGTATTCCTGTTTTGATTCCTGAGGAATATACTGTTAAAGCTATGCTAGAAAAGTTAATGAATTATATAGAATTAATAAAATGA
- the purQ gene encoding phosphoribosylformylglycinamidine synthase subunit PurQ — protein sequence MKVGIIRFPGSNCDRDVFHALELAGAKPEYIWWSKRDLSDFEAIVIPGGFSYGDYLRAGAIAAITPVITGIKDCVKEEKPVLGICNGAQILAEVGLVPGVFTENQNAKFICKWTELKVNSNRTPFTSMYKKNEVINMPIAHAEGRYYTENLKKLHENDQIILSFESENPNGSMEAITGVCDEEGLVCAVMPHPERASETILGSDDGLKFFSGMVKY from the coding sequence ATGAAAGTTGGGATAATAAGATTTCCTGGGTCAAACTGTGATAGGGATGTTTTCCATGCACTTGAACTTGCAGGGGCCAAACCAGAATATATCTGGTGGAGCAAGAGAGATCTTTCAGACTTTGAAGCCATAGTGATACCTGGAGGATTTTCTTATGGAGATTATCTCCGTGCAGGAGCCATAGCAGCAATCACCCCTGTGATAACTGGCATTAAAGACTGTGTTAAAGAGGAAAAACCTGTTCTTGGAATATGTAACGGTGCCCAAATACTTGCAGAGGTTGGACTGGTGCCCGGTGTTTTTACTGAAAACCAGAATGCCAAATTCATTTGCAAATGGACAGAACTCAAGGTTAACAGTAACAGAACACCGTTTACAAGTATGTATAAAAAGAACGAAGTAATAAATATGCCAATAGCCCATGCTGAAGGTCGTTACTATACCGAAAATCTTAAAAAACTACATGAAAATGATCAGATAATACTTTCATTTGAATCTGAAAATCCAAACGGGTCAATGGAAGCCATTACAGGAGTATGTGATGAAGAGGGATTGGTATGTGCAGTCATGCCCCATCCTGAAAGAGCTTCAGAAACTATTTTAGGATCTGATGACGGTTTAAAATTCTTTAGTGGAATGGTTAAATATTGA